The genome window CTGACATTAATTCAGAAAAGCTAAagcagatatatatgtgtatatgtatacatatttatatatacacatacatattttttcagattttagtcTCATCAGTGCTCatatagttctttttatttttttaaaaatatccttaaaagtCACCAAATGCATCCTAATACTTCTACCTCTGCCTCATTGATCATTTAATATTGTTTGGATTATGTTCAATTTGTGTTTTAATCAGTTATATGATTTGTCAAACTGTGCATTAGAAGATGTAAGGGAAAAACCTGGTTTAAATTATACTGTATGTGTCACAGTTACCCCATTACATGATTTTTTCATCATTATTCGCAACTTCACACATCTTGTAGTTCTCTATGCAGACTATTTCAGCTTCTAGTGCTGTACATATCTACATCTTCTGGATGGGACTGCCCGTGATCCATGAGCTTGGGGTCAGGCATAAACTGTGTAGCACCTGATaaagtattaaaatgaaaaaaattagtcattcatttaacaaatttcTTGTTGATACAGGGGATAtattagtgaacaaaacagataaaaatctccACCAACATGGACCTAACATTCAAGTTCGGTGAGAGAGacaataaattaagtaaatgatATATCAGAAGGTGGTAAGtgctatgcaaaaaaaaaataaaacagggaagagAGGCATATGGAGTGCTTGGGTGATATGCAGTTTTAAATAGGGTGGCCAGGGAAAGCCTCTGTATTTGAGCAAAGAACTGAAGGAAGTGAAGGTGTGAGCCTTGTAGATATCTGAGGGAAACACCTTACAGGAGGAGCAGGCAGCAAGAGTAATAGACCTTAGGCATGTCTGAGGAGCCATAAAAATGGCCAATATGGCTGGAACAGAGTTGGTAAGATATGCTGATGGTGGGTACAATAAGAGTGGTAGGAGGCATGATCAGAAAACAATGGAAGGCTAGGCCACATAGGGCCATGgcaaggtttttctcttttattctaagAGAGAAGTCAGTGGACAGTcttgagcagagaagtgacatgatgttatgttttttaaaagattactcttGGCTCTGGGGAGAAGAGAGTATAGGGAAACAAGCATGGAAGTAGGGAGATGAGTTAGGAAGCTATTGAAGTACACTAGGAGGGAGATGCTGATGGCTTTTATTAGGGCACTAGCAGTAGAGGTGGTGAAAAGGTACTGGATTCTGCATAACTTCTTAAGGTAGAACGGACAGGATTTCCTAAATGGATTCAATATACTGTGTGAGTGAGACTCTTTAAGAAGCTAGAAGAATGgagctgacatttactgagatAGGGGAAAATGTAGAAGCATGTTTGGGAGAAGGCAAATGAAGTGTTAAGTTTTAGATGTGCTAATTTGAATTGCTAACTAGACATCTGAATACAAATATTGAGTAAGCAGTTAGAAATGTGAATCTAGAGTTCAGGAGTAGCCTGTGCTGGTTTATAAATTTTACATTCCTGGACTATATATGGCATTTAAAACTATGGGACCATATGAGGTCTTCCAGAACATTAGAAAAGAGGTCCAAGGAATGATCCCTTATGATACTCTAACTTTTTGAGGTTAAGAACATTAGGAGAATATAGCAGAGAACACTGAGAAGAAACAGCCAGCCAGTGAAGCAAGAGAACCAAGAGTAAGTGATATTCCTACAGGCCAAGTGAAGAGACTGTTTCAAGGAGGAAGGAGTAATCACTTGTGTTAGAAGTTACTGAAGGATTACATAAGATAAGAGATTGAGAATGGACTCCTGGATTTGGCAATGTGTGGATCAATGGTGATCTTGATCAGTTGTGTGCCAGGCAAGATGCTACCTTATTTTCATGCATTATCTCACAATACCATGAGATAgatgacatttttatattatccttgttttacagataaggacattTTAATGTAGAGAGGCTAATAAACTTGAGCAATGTCACCCAGCTgataagtagcagagccaggactgaatCCAGTTTTGTCTGACTCCCAACACAACAATCCTGGTGTTTCTGTAAAATGGTGGTTAGAGTAGTAACAATGTCatacaattatttttagtattcaACATAATAACGCATGCAAAGTGGTACACATAATACCCTGTGCATGGTAAGTAGGTAAgaacaatttttatatttactttgtgACATAagacttaaattatttttttcacaaatttgtttttattttaaatgttttccaaacTCTGATTCATTtgaaatgatttgtttttttacatcTGGGAGACTCAACTTTTTTCCATAGAAGAATTTAATTTCCAgttttatgatgaaaataaagGGGAGAAATTTACATACAATTATTTATCTTACACTTACCTTTTCAGAAacagtttctgttttataaactgGGATAGACCTATATGTAACTTCACCactaagtatattttaaaaacagccaGATCTTAAATAATCACTATCCATGACATGAATGCAGTTCTCCATAGACAGAGATCTTTAACCTGGGATCTTTGGGGAGGGAGGTCTGGTAATAGAATTCATGTGATCTATGAACTTGGATGGGGgaaatttgtctttattttaattaacctctGACTGAAAATGAACGTTTTCTTCAATAAAGAATGCAGGCAACAAACCACAGTACTATTAACAGTACCTTAGACTTTGTCACTAATAGAAatcagatattttcatatcacaCTGTGGTTGTAGATATCTAGAAATATTTACACTTATTACTACTTCAAAATCATAGCCTTAATCAGATATGTTGTTAGATATTGTTAACACAATTAAGGAAGCTCATACATTACTATGTATTTTAGTTTATGTGttcaaaaacattattctgagaaggGGTCTGTAGcacacagaaaggttaagaaactGGTTCTACCTGCTCCTTTCCCAAATGCATCTTTACTGCCACCTGGTGGAAGCCTTTGGTCAGTACAAGTGAAAAGCGTACTACGAAATAGTTttatcaatagtttttttttatcagaCATACTATACTAAGAATTGACAAATAACTATTTTATGCAAGTCtgaatgtgtttaattttcttaacaatgTCCATCAATTGACTAAGTTCTCTAACACTTCTACTCATTTCCTTAATTTATATTCTTGTCCAAAATCTGGTCAAAGGGTTAGCTCACCTAAATTTGAAAGGCTCCTCTGCCTTTAGATCTCCACCTCTCAAAGTTTGTTGAAAGGTTTCAAATTTTTAGTTTATCCATAGCTTATGTCAGATATCATTAACTAGAGGAATATGTACAGAGAATTCCCTGTGGAGCTTTTCCTACAATCCACATGCTTGGAGGCCTCACCTCTGCAGATTCTGATGTATAATTCTTGTGTAGAgtgaattttaggaaaaaaaaaacaattcaagaaATTGTGATGTGGATCCCTCTAGTTTAGAACCACTTAGCCTAGGTCATTTgatttctgcctttttaaaaagggTCATCTCATGCTTTTCTGAGTAATTACGGATTATATCATTCCTCTTAGAAATTTCTTCATCCCTTTTGATCAAGGGCTCTCTGTCCTCCCAAAGAATTAGCAGTCATAAAAACTCTTCTTGAATCTCAATCCCCTagttattttaatgcttttctttgtacttaatcatattttaaatctctaaaaAAACCAATTTATGCTTACTTTTGTTtagtagacttttaaaaaagctggtgttataacaaaaaggaaaggaataaagatgCTTAAAGTTATAAAACAACAATGAATTATTGTCTCAAATAGCCATTAGGTGTTATCTGTTCACTGATAATTTAGTTCacatcttatttatattttaagcaaGTCAGGTACAAAAAAAATAGGACAGATAACTAATAAATTGCTGAGTGAAGTTACAAATGTTagaaattctatttttgtttctcttgtatAAAATTGGGATGATATTCAGGATTCAGCTCCTTAGTAACTGAAACACTTAAAGATATTAGTCATTGCAAAGTATGTTCTCACActgttctgttcttttcattcttttttttctctctgtgcttcagtttggcTATTTTTTATTGTCCTATATTTGAGTTCATTATTTATGTCCTCTTTTTGTATTCAATCTGCTATTAAACCCATCCAATGAGTTCATAATTTCAGGTACTGTATTTTTCATATCTAGAATATTGACTTGATTTTTTAATAGATTCCAACTTTCCGTAAAATTCTCCAccttttcatccattttgttCATCATGTTTTCCATTTGACATATTAGTCATAGTTAAAGTGCTTTTCTGATAACTTCAATATTTAGATCACCTGTGGGTCtgctgttacttttttttctcttttgtgagtCACATCTTCCTGTCTCTTTGCATGACTAGTATTTTATCTGTATGGTGGACACTGTGTATAAAAGAACTGTAGAAGCTCCAGATGATATCATCTGCCAGAGCGGGGACCTTTTCCTTCTTCTAGGAAGGGTGAAGTACTTATCATCTCACTCTAATCAGGCATTGAGCCGAGTTGCAATTATAATAAGAGTCAGTCAACCTCTGgttcctctctgttcctcaggtATGATACTCTCTAGCTTCTGACCGACAGCCTGAGTTTCTGTCTCCCTCACACTAAAAGACTAGGAAATTTGGTTTTGCCCTTCAGGGTTTTGAATCTGGCTATTTAGTGTCATGACTCATAAAATAATCTAGGAAATACCACAAGGGGAAGATGAATCATGTATACATGGCACACATCATCCCTCTAAAACAAGAGTCAGGAAACTTTGTTTGCAAAGggccaaagaaaacattttcaacttTGTAAACCATAAGGTCTCCATCACagccactcaactctgccattttagggtgaaagcagccacagacaatacataaatgaatgagtgtggctgtgttccaataaaactttatttatggacactggaattttaatttcatacaattttcacctgtcatgaaatatttttcttttgatttttaaactatttaaatcACATAGGAACCATTCTTGGCTTGTGGAATGTACAAAAATAGTCAGTGAGCCAGATTTGGCACAAGgtccatagtttgccaacctctgtttGAGAGGCACATTAATCTTGTGAGACTGTGAGAGATTTCATTCTGCTTTCATCAGGTTTTGAAGAGATCCATGTTACCAAATTTCCAAATTTGTGATTCCCAAAATAACAGTTATCACCATAAATGTATATGGATGATAGAGAACAACCAAACTCATATTCAGAGCCATGATATATAGCTGGACAGTACACACAATCTATTCTGTATGGTGAGAAGTGGTGGCCATGGCTAGGCTCCCTAGCTAATTAATGTGCCCCCAAAGTATGCTCAATGACAATAAATTTGTTTATCAGCAAAATGGCTAATTACTCTAGGCCAATGATAATGATATCTTCTAACACTCATTGAGAACTTAGTATGTGCTTGACATTGTATTTTTTGCTTTATGTGcaatatctcatttaaccctcacaaccaTGTCAGAAAAGCACTATTATTGTcccccttttatagatgaggagactgaggcttgaGGTATTAGACAACTTGCCCCAGGCAATAACACTAGTAAATGTTGGATTTAAGATTCAGATCCAGGTTCTACTTTAAAACCTGTGCTCAAAAATCACTActgttttccatgtcttgggACTTTGGGATTGCACGTGAAATGTGGAAATAGTGAGTCTCAAGTGTCTACTGTATAAACAACTCTGAATGATATATGATAAGGATGAATAGTACTGGGTATCTCTCTCCTCTACATGTCTCCTTAGAATGCTTTTCATATATCACATTACCCATGACGAGCAGGCAAAAGTTTCTAGAATCCATATGTGTGAAGAAAAGACACTGGCTAGGGATGGTTTGGTCCTATTGTTAAGCTGTAACATCTCCACAAAGATCTCTGGAGTTGACAGGCATTTAGAGAAATGACCAGATATATTATACACTTGTGGGAACATGGTCAACTGTGGATTACTCAAAGAGAGTCTAAAAACTGTATAAGTTACCTTGATTAGCAAGGAGAAGTGACAGGAAAATAGTAAAACTCAAATCAGGTTTGTCACTCAGTGAAAGCTTTTATAAAGATTAAGTGAGAGAGGAGGAGGCTGAAATTAGATACTAAACTCTGGCTTTAAATTAGATAATCTATATGCAGTGGAAAGAGCTTGGACTTTGGTGTCAGGGATATCTAGACTATAAACACAACTCTATTAATAAACTGTATaattttgggcaagttacttaagcccCATGAGTCTCAGTCTCTTCATCgtaaaacaattataattacatatacaccagagttttttttgttttggtttttgggagGGGATTGAATAACATAATATACTTATAGCTCTTTGCACCACAGTAGTTGCTCAGTAAAGGGcagatattttcattattctctaATTCTCTACCTCTGAGTTGATCCTATTTCCTTTGTAATAAGACAACTTAATGAATAGTACCATTTACTTGGTACAGATAAACAAAGCTACATAAGCCAATGACTGGTGAGTTTATGTGAATACACTATTGAAATGGTATTAAACACTCTGTTACCTTCTTTTTGATCACAGTAAAACCATGGTAGTATTTGCCTAGAAATCATAATTGTCATTATTTGGTCCCACAAAGTATTAATTGCCTGTATCTAATACTAGCAAATATATTAGTATTATAATTTGTGCTATTTTTACTATTTGATGCTGAAAGTTCTCCTAGTATCTAAACTAAATAAAACTGATGGTAGAAGCGAAGACTGATAGGGGTAGATAGTACAAGAAATGGAAACCTGATATTTCTTCTATGTAGATGTGACACGTTATAGCCTGTAAATTGGTAAAATCCAGAAAGACACATTTTCCTCCACCTGATTAAAAAGCTCGCATTTATAAAGTGATTAAATGCTTCACTCACCCGACCTGCCAATGCTACTCTATACTCCCATATGCAAAGATATATATTATGAGCTATGTAGCAATTAGAAAAACTTCCACAAACCTGAGTACCTCATAACCTAAAAAGATACACAGACTACAGATATGAGAAAGACAAACCATTCATGAAGATAACACATAAATAAGTTTAAACTACTAATTATAatactataaaattatttaagaaaagaatgaaaacaaaattgaattattCCAAACAAACCTGAGGTGGATTCTGATTTGGTCTTTGTTTCAGAGCTGAGTTCTGTTGACAAAGGCACTGAATGTTTCAGGTTGTAAGTTGTTTTTGAAGGTATTTCCATTTCATGAGAGCTTCCGATCTGTTCACCAAAAAGATTTTTCCTTCATAAGTAAATCATtttactaaaagaataaaatatcctaAAAAATTATAGCATACAAAGGTAGTATATTCCTTCATCTCTTTTCAATCCATCCTTAACTTCTGTCTAGGACTCTCATTACAAACTAACACCCAcccaaacaaaactcaaaatctACCTTTTTGGTCCATTTAAACTCTACCTTAGTTTTTTCTTTAGGTTCAGGAACtgactcttttttgttgttttttgtccACAAAGATTTAACTCCTTCATAAATTTGCTGGCTTGTAGCATATGCCTTTTTGCCGGTTacctaattaaaacaaaaagtgagtcaaacaataaatatttttaaaagttaaaataacaaaTACTAAACAATTTACATCTGGTATTTTATATGAACAATCAGGTCAGAACcaataataaagatataaatcTCTAGATCATGGAAACAAAAGCCTCATTTTTTATATCTTATATGAAACATTATTTGCCTCATGTAAAAggctaaaaaatatatacaatggtgagacagaaagatagagaaaatgaaaaagcagagaactttgtaccagatgaagggacaggataaaaccccagaaaaacaactaaatgaagaggagataggcacccttccaggaaaagaattcagaataatgatggtgaagatgatccaggactttgaaaaaagactggatgcaaagattgaaaaatttaccaaagacctagaagaattaaagaacaaacaaacagagatatgcaacacaataactgaaatgaaaaatacactagaaggaaccaacagcagattaactgaggcagaagggcgaataagtgacctggaagacagaatggtgatcatcactgatgcagaaaagaataaagaaaaaagaatgaaaagaactgaagacagcctaagagacctctgggacaatgttaaacacaccaacattcgcattataggggtcccagaaggagaagagagagagaaaggacctgagaaaatattggaagagattatagttgaaaacttccctaacatgggaaaggaaatagctacccaagtccaggaagtgcagagagtcccaggcaagataaacccaaagagaaacacgccaagacatatagtagtcaaattgacaaaaattaaagacagagaagttattaaaagcaacaagggaaaaacaacaaataacatacaagggaactcccatcaggttaacagctgatttctcagcagaaacccttcaagccagaagggagtggcatgatatatttcaagtgatgaaagggaagaacctacaaccaagaatactccacccagcaaggatctcattcagattcgatggagaaatcaaaagctttacagacaagcaacagctaagagaattcagcaccaccaaaccagccctacaacaaatgctaaaggaacttctctaagcaggaaacataagagaagaaaaggacctacaaaaacaaaaacaaaacaattaagaaaatggtaataggaacatacatatcaataattaccttgaatgtaagtggactaaatacatcaaccaaaagacacagactggctgaatggatacaaaaacaagacccatatatatgctgtctccaagagacccacttcagacctagggacacatacagatggaaagtgaggggatggaaaaagatattccatgcaaatggaaatcaaaagaaagctagcaatactcatattagataaaatagactttaaaataattgggagattgggataccaaattgtacactctaaatatatgctgtttattgtctgttaactgtaactcaataaaagttcttaaaaatatatacacacacacacacacacacacacacacacacacacacgacggtgagtcaaaaattatccacactctggctgtagaatttatttcttttcttttataaaagacaaatgcatcattttttgacataatctccttggttttcaatgcactttgtccatctgtcaacaagctttcatattccctcattaaaaaatgttttatgctgagctgtgagccacgaatgcactgctgtcttcacttcttcatcagaagtgaatcttcatccttgtagagctgctttcaggagaccaaacaggtgaaagtctgatggagcaagatcaggactatagcgacgatgctttaacacctcaaaacgaagtttttgtagtgtcgacagtgtggacagaagtgtgagGACGTgaactgtcatgcaagatcacaatgcccttggatagcagtcctctgagtTTAATCTGAAGtgtaggcttcagcacaaacctTTTGAAACCTACGtgtgtcatggattatttcataggcagagccatgactgatttgcaaatgatttgccacataatccactgtcactggtctattcgacagaatcatttcacgtgtacgctcaatgttgtcatcagctgtggacgtggatgggcgtctggctccttcttgatggctaacacttgcgtgaccttccttgaacttctctatccattcatacacacttcttcatgacaaaacactttctccatactgtgcacaaagtctttgataaataacaacaccaggtacaccctcagaccacaaaaaacgaatcactgcacgctgctcctcttccatgcaaatcacaagtggggcatccatttttgcttgcactgcagttacaaatgaactgatgtaacacgtccacacctgcacagcagtgactggggagacagtagccttgaatggaaaccactgataagacagtggggccaacagaagttttaatataaccggagtgtggataatttttgactcacccttgtagttaGTACAACACCAAGAGGGAATCCTAATGCAAACTGTGAACTTTGGGtggtaatgatgtgtcagtgtaggctTATCAACTGTAAAAAATGAGGTGCCTTGTTAGCACACGAGGTGGCACATCAGTCTCATAATTGTAAAAAATGTACCCTTTTGGTGAGGATGTTGATAACggaggaggctatgcatgtgtgggtgCAGAGGGTGTAccagaaatctctgtactttctccTTAATTTTGTTGTGAATCTAAAAgtactctaaaaaataataaagtcctaAAAATGTATAGTTTCATTCACACTGCAACGTGAATTTAAAAGTATGTCTGTTTAACAGGAGTTTGGGAAAGATAGTTTGAGATGATAAACAGCTGATtgagaaaataagattttaagatgCTACATAGTTAAtgtttttgcttaaatttttatgttgctttctcctatcataaagaaaaataattaatatatttctctagaaaataatactttttttggtagaaacatgaaataaaaaaggaactacAAACACACTAAAGCAGAGGCTAGAATGCTGACTGAATTCCTGAAGCtgctattattttcattcttatttcttttcccttggaaaaaatctgtttctgatttcttctttctattcttttcccatccttttgttTCTTACGGTTAAAGTAATGTCAATAGCTATtgatttctcaaattttaaagaGGTTTTGGGAGCTTTCTAGTTTTACACTTtctataaacaaatttttaaaaactatatttttcttccttaaatagaaatatttttattacttttgcaAAGTGTATATCTATACTTAAGAAAAATCAGTCAATCCACTAGGAATGAAAGTCCTCTTCCTCCCTTCAATGTAACCATTGTTAACAGTTGTGTGGATATTCTTCCTGAATTTTTACTCTTATATGTACATTAAATATGCACATGC of Hippopotamus amphibius kiboko isolate mHipAmp2 chromosome X, mHipAmp2.hap2, whole genome shotgun sequence contains these proteins:
- the APOOL gene encoding MICOS complex subunit MIC27 isoform X3 codes for the protein MAAVRLPIYTVPPLQSKYVEEQPGHLQMGFASIRTTTGRYIGWCKDVYAFVKNGIMDTVQFGKDAYVYLKNPPRDFLPKIGVITVSGLAGFISARKGLKWVSWRQHIYGSCFCIHSASLCLLVDVFSPLTFKVTGKKAYATSQQIYEGVKSLWTKNNKKESVPEPKEKTKIGSSHEMEIPSKTTYNLKHSVPLSTELSSETKTKSESTSGATQFMPDPKLMDHGQSHPEDVDMYSTRS
- the APOOL gene encoding MICOS complex subunit MIC27 isoform X1, with translation MAAVRMGKLTTMPAGLICASIWVHAAKEEESKKQLVKPEQLPIYTVPPLQSKYVEEQPGHLQMGFASIRTTTGRYIGWCKDVYAFVKNGIMDTVQFGKDAYVYLKNPPRDFLPKIGVITVSGLAGFISARKGLKWVSWRQHIYGSCFCIHSASLCLLVDVFSPLTFKVTGKKAYATSQQIYEGVKSLWTKNNKKESVPEPKEKTKIGSSHEMEIPSKTTYNLKHSVPLSTELSSETKTKSESTSGATQFMPDPKLMDHGQSHPEDVDMYSTRS